Proteins encoded within one genomic window of bacterium:
- a CDS encoding helix-turn-helix transcriptional regulator, whose amino-acid sequence MEKQSVISALAALAQETRLDVFRLLVRAGPDGLSAGVVGDELGIPSATLSFHLKELRSAGLVQCERDGRSRIYSPDLETTTELVNYLTENCCQGVGKPPSKQRARRTS is encoded by the coding sequence ATGGAAAAGCAATCCGTGATCAGCGCACTCGCGGCACTCGCCCAGGAAACGCGACTCGACGTCTTTCGCCTGTTGGTTCGGGCGGGTCCCGATGGACTGTCCGCCGGTGTCGTCGGCGACGAACTCGGGATTCCCTCCGCGACGCTTTCGTTCCATCTGAAGGAACTCCGCAGTGCCGGGCTGGTCCAGTGCGAGCGCGATGGCCGCTCCAGAATCTACAGCCCGGATCTGGAGACCACGACCGAACTGGTCAACTACCTGACCGAGAACTGCTGCCAGGGTGTAGGAAAACCCCCGTCGAAGCAGCGCGCGAGGAGAACATCATGA
- the arsM gene encoding arsenite methyltransferase yields the protein MSTGTTSNSTTRPQDADELRDRVSEGYTRVAESAGLGDGQRVDEVGRRIGYSDDQLEAVPEGANMGVGCGNPTAIDALRPGETVVDLGSGAGMDAFLAARQVGSTGKVIGIDMTDAMLERARENARSVGVENVEFRKGQIEDLPLEDQSVDAIISNCVINLSPEKDRVYAEAFRVLRPGGRAMVSDIVVDRPLPPALVDRLDAWIGCVGGATLREEYLATIRRAGFSDVRVERESCFGDGIDFNDPQVREIMDDLNIGHEEAMGYAKAITSLHILAIR from the coding sequence ATGAGTACAGGTACTACGAGCAATTCAACGACGCGTCCGCAGGACGCCGACGAACTGCGCGACCGGGTCAGCGAAGGTTACACACGCGTGGCCGAGAGTGCCGGACTGGGCGACGGGCAACGCGTGGACGAGGTCGGTCGGCGCATCGGTTACAGCGACGACCAGCTCGAAGCCGTGCCCGAGGGTGCGAACATGGGAGTGGGCTGTGGCAACCCGACCGCGATCGATGCACTGCGGCCCGGTGAGACCGTCGTCGACCTGGGATCCGGAGCGGGCATGGACGCGTTTCTGGCGGCGCGGCAGGTCGGTTCAACCGGGAAGGTGATCGGTATCGACATGACGGACGCCATGCTCGAGCGCGCACGAGAGAACGCGCGCAGCGTGGGCGTCGAGAACGTGGAGTTTCGCAAGGGCCAGATCGAGGATCTGCCACTCGAAGACCAGAGTGTGGACGCGATCATTTCGAATTGCGTCATCAATCTGTCGCCGGAAAAGGACCGCGTCTACGCCGAGGCGTTTCGCGTACTGCGTCCGGGTGGTCGCGCCATGGTTTCCGATATCGTCGTCGACCGGCCACTTCCACCGGCCCTCGTCGATCGACTCGATGCCTGGATCGGTTGTGTCGGCGGTGCGACCTTGCGAGAGGAGTATCTGGCGACGATCCGGCGAGCCGGTTTCAGCGATGTGCGGGTAGAGCGAGAGTCGTGTTTCGGCGACGGAATCGATTTCAACGACCCGCAGGTGCGCGAGATCATGGATGACCTCAATATTGGCCACGAAGAAGCGATGGGTTACGCGAAGGCCATCACCAGTCTGCATATCCTGGCGATTCGTTAG
- a CDS encoding methyltransferase domain-containing protein, with protein sequence MNDPVYASLHAACSRPAPFSRITTDTLWTDEHISAQMLRLHLDPDEHKASRPRAFVERSLEWISRRFVLGPDKRVIDFGCGPGLYTTGFARCGATVAGIDFSRRSLEHARGVATEESLEIEYIEADYRQFRPSGKADLVTLIYQDYCALAPDDRHNLLVGFRELIADCGHLLLDASALTAFEARHEMVLFGERFMDGFWSAGPYFGLQCSLRYEPEHVSLDHFTIFEPERRWEVYNWMQYFEPESLQRELEAAGLRVLEVFANVCGDPYDDAAADLAMIAVAD encoded by the coding sequence GTGAACGACCCCGTCTACGCGAGCCTGCACGCAGCCTGCTCTCGGCCGGCACCATTTTCCCGGATCACCACCGACACACTCTGGACCGACGAACATATCTCCGCCCAGATGTTGCGACTCCACCTGGACCCGGATGAACACAAGGCTTCGCGGCCACGGGCCTTCGTCGAGCGTTCCCTCGAATGGATCAGTCGACGTTTCGTACTGGGTCCCGATAAGCGCGTCATCGACTTCGGCTGCGGGCCGGGGCTCTACACCACGGGTTTTGCGCGCTGCGGTGCAACAGTGGCAGGTATCGACTTCTCGCGCCGCTCTCTCGAACACGCCCGGGGAGTCGCGACCGAGGAAAGCCTGGAGATCGAGTACATCGAAGCCGACTATCGTCAGTTTCGGCCGTCGGGGAAGGCGGACCTGGTCACGCTCATCTATCAGGACTACTGCGCCCTGGCACCAGACGATCGCCACAACCTCCTGGTCGGCTTCCGCGAACTGATCGCCGACTGCGGACACTTGCTACTGGACGCCTCCGCCTTGACGGCCTTCGAAGCCAGGCACGAAATGGTGTTGTTCGGCGAGCGGTTCATGGATGGCTTCTGGTCAGCCGGTCCATACTTCGGCCTGCAGTGTTCCCTCCGCTACGAGCCAGAGCACGTCAGCCTCGACCACTTCACGATCTTCGAACCCGAGCGGCGCTGGGAGGTCTACAACTGGATGCAGTACTTCGAGCCCGAAAGCCTGCAACGGGAACTCGAGGCGGCGGGTCTGCGAGTCCTGGAGGTCTTCGCCAATGTGTGTGGCGACCCGTACGACGACGCGGCCGCGGATCTGGCGATGATCGCCGTAGCCGACTGA
- a CDS encoding DUF2269 family protein: protein MSLYLFLKVIHLLGVSLFAGISFSNGYAASSAVRSGDLARIEFAFDLVARQNRVFLIPSTLILFATGLWMALLTGTPVLSGWLAEVLALYTGLVGLLWLAVHLEARLHRLSIAAREVGELPVDFARLMRCWSSLGLLASVGIILMVAIMTAKISLLNGGMG, encoded by the coding sequence ATGTCGCTCTATCTCTTTCTCAAGGTGATTCATCTGCTGGGCGTCAGCTTGTTTGCGGGAATCTCGTTCTCCAATGGTTATGCGGCCAGCAGTGCGGTTCGAAGCGGTGACCTGGCCCGGATCGAATTCGCATTCGATCTGGTTGCGCGTCAAAACCGCGTGTTCCTCATTCCCTCGACTCTGATTCTGTTCGCGACTGGCCTTTGGATGGCTCTTCTCACCGGCACTCCCGTATTGAGTGGATGGCTTGCAGAGGTCCTGGCCTTGTACACGGGACTCGTGGGCTTGCTCTGGCTTGCGGTCCACCTGGAAGCGAGGCTCCATCGCCTTTCGATCGCAGCGCGGGAGGTCGGAGAGCTGCCCGTCGATTTCGCGCGCCTGATGCGTTGCTGGAGTTCGCTGGGTCTGCTGGCCAGCGTCGGAATCATCTTGATGGTCGCAATCATGACGGCGAAGATCTCGCTATTGAACGGAGGCATGGGATGA
- a CDS encoding nitroreductase family deazaflavin-dependent oxidoreductase — MSLEKVREVKVPRGLTRRLYRAPIALYRLGLGGLLGKRFILIEHTGRVSGLTRRAVVEVLRYDAVRDEFIIASGFGEGADWYKNLIATPRASIQSGSRRVQVVANPLPVERRERELLDYGQRNPEAAKFVAKLMGYRHDGTDEDLRALGRLLPLLVLDVQDGTVPIALDPELRTSGAGP, encoded by the coding sequence ATGAGCCTGGAGAAAGTCCGCGAGGTCAAAGTTCCGCGAGGTCTGACTCGGCGACTCTATCGCGCACCGATCGCCTTGTACCGGCTCGGGCTCGGGGGACTGCTCGGCAAGCGCTTCATCCTCATCGAGCACACGGGACGGGTGTCGGGTCTGACACGCAGAGCCGTGGTGGAGGTGCTCCGCTACGACGCAGTGCGGGACGAATTCATTATCGCGTCTGGATTTGGTGAGGGCGCAGACTGGTACAAGAACCTGATCGCAACTCCGCGCGCGAGCATCCAGTCGGGCAGTCGACGCGTTCAGGTCGTGGCGAATCCGCTTCCCGTCGAGAGACGAGAGCGCGAACTCCTCGACTACGGACAGCGCAATCCGGAAGCCGCGAAGTTCGTGGCCAAGCTCATGGGATACCGCCACGACGGAACGGACGAAGACCTGCGCGCCCTCGGCCGCCTGCTCCCCCTTCTGGTCCTGGACGTGCAAGACGGAACCGTACCAATCGCTCTGGATCCCGAGCTCAGAACATCAGGTGCAGGACCGTGA
- a CDS encoding CPBP family intramembrane metalloprotease — protein MTSQRQIESVDSSDIATASDSGDPFSRRFFFIVPWTVPIVVAGLTYLFRAGGMQPGSIWVPLLIIYWTTIWSYTLYYRRRRGGVFNRERFRLSLKLRGDHLFLQYLLVYGPLIWTVPLWATNYLPHLTTNMALAILVASLINGPSEEIYWRACLDDAGKAAGVSERRRLTLAPIMFAFWHTAFVIHLFPLDKNWIFAWGAVLLATWISGTIWLWVMHRSGRLVPQCVYHGCTNFFSVFPAVTITVLHLMF, from the coding sequence ATGACCTCACAACGACAGATTGAATCCGTCGACTCGAGTGACATCGCAACCGCTTCAGATTCGGGAGATCCCTTCTCCAGACGCTTCTTCTTCATCGTTCCGTGGACCGTGCCGATCGTAGTCGCCGGGCTGACCTATCTGTTTCGCGCCGGAGGGATGCAACCTGGCTCGATCTGGGTTCCCTTGCTCATCATCTACTGGACCACCATCTGGAGTTACACGCTCTACTACCGACGCAGACGCGGCGGCGTGTTCAACCGGGAGCGATTTCGCCTTAGCTTGAAACTCCGCGGTGATCACCTGTTCCTCCAGTATCTCCTGGTCTACGGGCCTCTCATCTGGACCGTTCCCCTCTGGGCCACTAACTACCTGCCGCATCTCACGACCAATATGGCGTTGGCAATTCTTGTGGCCTCGTTGATCAACGGACCCAGCGAAGAGATCTACTGGCGAGCCTGCCTGGATGATGCGGGCAAAGCGGCGGGCGTATCCGAGCGAAGGCGATTGACTCTCGCCCCCATCATGTTTGCATTCTGGCACACGGCCTTCGTCATTCACCTGTTCCCACTCGACAAGAACTGGATCTTCGCCTGGGGAGCGGTTCTGCTCGCGACCTGGATCAGCGGAACGATCTGGCTCTGGGTCATGCATCGTAGCGGGCGACTGGTTCCGCAATGCGTGTACCACGGCTGCACGAACTTCTTCAGTGTCTTTCCCGCCGTGACCATCACGGTCCTGCACCTGATGTTCTGA